Proteins encoded together in one Canis aureus isolate CA01 chromosome 21, VMU_Caureus_v.1.0, whole genome shotgun sequence window:
- the LOC144293168 gene encoding olfactory receptor 8I2 yields the protein MAGNNFTEVTVFILSGFANYPELQVSLFLMFLFIYLFTVLGNLGLIMLIRIDSQLHTPMYFFLSNLAFIDIFYSSTVTPKALVNFQSQQKTISFVACFVQMYFFVGLVCSECFLLGSMAYDRYVAICNPLLYSVVMSQKVCNWLGALPYAIGFTNSLVSVCVISSLSFCDSSINHFFCDTTALLALSCADAFSTEMVIFILAGITLLSSLLLITVTYTAIISAILRIQSTAGRQKAFSTCASHLMGVTIFYGSLIFTYLQPDNTSSLTQAQVASVFYTIVIPMLNPLIYSLRNKDVKNALLRVIHRKLLS from the coding sequence ATGGCTGGAAACAATTTCACTGAGGTGACGGTCTTCATCCTCTCTGGATTTGCAAATTACCCTGAACTACAAGTCAGTCTTTTCttaatgtttctctttatttatctgttcactgTTTTGGGGAACCTTGGGCTGATCATGTTAATCAGAATTGACTCTCAGCTTCACACACCAATGTACTTTTTTCTTAGCAACTTAGCATTCATTGACATATTTTATTCCTCCACTGTAACACCCAAGGCACTGGTAAATTTCCAATCCCAACAGAAAACCATCTCTTTTGTTGCCTGCTTTGTTCAAATGTACTTTTTTGTGGGTTTGGTGTGCAGTGAGTGTTTTCTTCTGGGGTcaatggcctatgaccgctacgTAGCCATCTGCAATCCTCTATTGTACTCAGTGGTTATGTCCCAGAAAGTGTGCAACTGGCTGGGAGCCCTGCCATATGCAATAGGCTTCACAAATTCTCTGGTATCAGTCTGTGTGATAAGTAGTTTGTCATTCTGTGATTCCAGCATCAATCATTTCTTCTGTGATACCACAGCTCTTTTGGCCCTATCCTGTGCAGATGCATTCAGCACAGAAATGGTGATCTTTATTTTAGCTGGGATCACACTTCTCAGTTCCCTGCTCCTCATCACGGTCACTTACACTGCCATCATCTCAGCCATCCTGAGGATCCAGTCTACAGCAGGCAGACAGAAGGCCTTTTCCACCTGTGCATCCCACCTCATGGGTGTAACTATCTTCTATGGGTCTCTGATTTTCACATATTTGCAGCCTGATAACACATCATCCCTGACCCAGGCACAGGTGGCATCTGTCTTCTATACCATTGTCATTCCAATGCTGAATCCACTGATCTACAGTCTGAGGAACAAAGATGTGAAAAATGCTCTCCTGAGAGTCATACACAGAAAACTTCTATCATGA